In Rattus norvegicus strain BN/NHsdMcwi chromosome 1, GRCr8, whole genome shotgun sequence, a genomic segment contains:
- the Vom1r44 gene encoding vomeronasal 1 receptor 44: MKMTPENLAMGIFLFFHITLGVLGNYIILFYYVLMIVTRKRLMPKDVIIEHLTFANCLTIISKGVPETLSDLGFKDFLDDMGCKLILYIYRIVRGMSLYAMCLLSCFQAITISPSTSKWMMFKHKATKYIGPSCSVSWLVNLLLNILTPARVLGPSYNKNVTNIVNYGYCSWFTSRNMATALYMFLLCFSDGLCLSLMACSSISMVSILYSHKRQVKHIHGAQHFLKVSPEDRATQTILILLCTFVFSYSISSVHVIFTSYSKDSGIWGMSIFIFLEICFPIYFPFVLISNFKSSCTLFLSFYNKKYLPPNIA; encoded by the coding sequence ATGAAAATGACACCTGAAAACTTGGCAATGGGAATATTTCTCTTCTTTCACATTACTTTGGGAGTTCTTGGTAATTATATAATACTGTTTTATTATGTCTTAATGATAGTCACCAGAAAGCGTTTAATGCCCAAAGACGTGATTATAGAGCACTTGACTTTTGCTAACTGCTTGACTATCATTTCAAAAGGCGTTCCAGAGACACTGTCAGACTTGGGATTTAAAGATTTCCTGGATGATATGGGATGTAAATTGATACTTTATATTTACCGAATAGTGAGGGGGATGTCCCTGTATGCTATGTGCCTACTGAGTTGTTTCCAAGCAATCACAATCAGCCCCAGCACCTCCAAGTGGATGATGTTTAAACACAAAGCCACCAAGTACATTGGTCCTTCCTGCTCAGTTAGTTGGCTTGTGAACCTGCTTCTAAACATCTTGACTCCAGCAAGAGTGTTAGGACCCAGTTACAACAAAAATGTAACTAACATAGTGAATTATGGATACTGCTCATGGTTTACTTCTAGAAATATGGCAACTGCACTGTATATGTTTCTACTCTGCTTCTCTGATGGCTTGTGTTTGAGTCTCATGGCCTGCTCAAGTATCTCCATGGTAAGTATCCTCTACAGTCACAAAAGACAAGTCAAGCATATCCATGGTGCTCAGCATTTTCTAAAAGTCTCTCCAGAGGACCGAGCCACCCAAACTATCCTCATCCTGCTATgcacatttgtcttctcttactCAATCTCTTCTGTACATGTAATCTTTACAAGCTACTCCAAAGACTCAGGAATATGGGGAAtgagtatatttatatttctagaaATATGCTTTCCAATATATTTCCCCTTTGTTCTCATCAGCAATTTCAAGTCTAGTTGCACCCTGTTTTTATCCTTCTATAATAAGAAATATCTTCCTCCAAATATTGCTTGA